TCACCCTTTTCCACAACGAAGAAACTGGCGCCCCGGGGCCCCTTGCTCCGATCCGTGATGGCGAGCACCGAATAGATTTCCGCTTCGCCGCCGTTGGTGATCCACTGCTTGGTGCCGTTCAAAACGTAGGTGTCCCCGTCGCGCACCGCTGTGGTCTTCACGGCGGTGACGTCGCTTCCGGCTCCCGATTCCGTTACGGCGAAAGCAGCGAGGCGCCGGCCGCTCGCAATATCCGTGAGGTAACGTTTCTTCTGCCGATCGTTTCCGTAGAGCAGGATCGGGTAGGCGCCCAGGCCGCTCGCCGCAAAGGTTGTGGCCACCCCCACGCACGCGCGTGCCAGCTGCTCCACGGCCAGGCAGTTTTCCAGGATGCCGCCGCCCAAGCCCCCGTATTCTTCGGGGATGTAGAGACCGAAAAGGTCCGACTGGGCGAGAACATTCATCAACTCCGTGGGAAACGCCTCGGCTTCATCCAGCTCCGCACGCTGAGGCCGGATCTTCTCTCGGGCGATCTGAGCGGCGAGATCCTGGATCATCTGCTGTTCTTCTGTCAGGAAGTAATTCAAAAGGTCCTCCCCTTTGTGAGCGTCAGGATTTCTGGCCGAATCGCCATGTTTGCTTCAGTCGTTCCAAAGCGTAGACGGCATGCTGGTGCTTGAGTTCACTGAGGATGCGGGACTGCTCGCAGTCTTCGGCCATGCGCCGGAAAAGATCCGAAGATGCCGAAAGAAAAGCCTCCCCGACGGCGTTGGCGATCGACGGCGCCTCCGACCTCCCATGGGCGATCACGACGGGTTTGAGCACGCCGAGCAGCGGCGCGCCTCCCAATTCCCGGGCCGCCATCCGCTCGGCCCATTCCTTCCAGGGGTTGGAGGACGGCGAACCCCCGGAAGCCGGTTCCAGGCAAGGTTCGATCGCCGCCGAGCGCCTCAGGAACTCCGCTACCCCTTCGAGGAATTTGAGGAGGTTGTTCCCAGAAAAACCGTCACAGACCACTGCGTCCGTCGTACCTTCCAGAACCTGGTGGGCTTCCACGTTCCCGATGAAATGGAGAGTCGTCCGCTCCAGGAGCCCATAGGCTCCTCGAACAACCTTGGGGCCTTTGGACGCTTCTTCGCCGATGTTCAGCAGGGCGATCCGCGGCCGGGTCAGGCCGTCTTTCAATCTCAGGTACGCGTCGGCCAAGACGGCCGATTGGGCCAGGTGGATGCCCTTGGCTTCAACGTGAGCCCCTGCGTCCAGCAGCAGAGCGTTTCCCCGGAGAGTGGGAATGACAACAGCCAGGACCGGGCGCCGAAGACCTGGAACGAGCCCCAGGTGGTGCTTGGCGTGAGCCACCACGGCGGCGCTGTTTCCCGCGCTCACCACCGCGTCCGCCTCGCCGGCGGCCAGCAATCCCATGGCCACGGCGAGAGACGAAGCCTTTTTCTTTCTGAGCGCCGCCGGCCCCGCTTCGTCCATGCCCACGACTTCCGGTGCGTGGACTATGGAAACACCACCGGAAACGGCCGCCTCGGGTCGTGATTTCAGAAGGTCTGCGAACAAGGGTCGAAGTGTTGATTCATCGCCCGCCAGGACGATCTCGGCAGGGCATCGGGTCCGGGCCAGCAACGCGCCCTCTACCAGCGATCGGGGGGCACGGTCGCCTCCCATGGCGTCCAGAACGATTCTCATCCCCCCAACCCCTTGCGCACATCCCCAATGCTAGGTTTCCTCCACCTCCAGCACGGTACGACCGTGGTAGTGGCCGCACGCAGGGCAGACGCGGTGAGGCAGTCTCAACTCGCGGCACTGCGGGCACGTGGCGAAGGAAGGTGCGGCCAGTCTCTTGTGACTGCGGCGCTTGTCACGCCGGGACTTGGATGTTTTGTGTTTCGGGACAGCCATGATACCACTCCTTAGACGTTGTGAAGACGAAAACCTTACACAGGATTTGTCGCGGTTGAAGGCGATCGTTCAGATCTGCGGCCGTGCGCCCGTCGAGACCCCTTCACGTCTACTTGGACCATTGGGACCGGAGCCGTTCCAGAGCCTGAAACGGGGATTCCTTATCGGACTTGGAACACCGACATGTCTCGCGGTTGAGATTGGCTCCGCACCCCGGGCAAAGTCCCCGGCATTCCTCCGAACAAAGGGCTCGGAACGGCAGAGCGAGAAACACCTCTTCCGCCACCAACCGATCGATGTCGATCTCCTCGCCGTCGAAAAATTCCACCTCCAGATCTTCCGGTTCCAGCTCCACCTCTTCTTCGTCCGGGAGGTCTTTTTCTACGAGCAACAGCGTGTCCACATCCTGAAGCAGCTGCCACGGGTAAGGATCCAGGCACCGGTGGCATTGGAGTTGGAACCGCGCGCTGAAGCTCCCCCGGATGCGGACATGATCCGCACCCTTGTGAATCTCCAAATCTACGCTGACAGGCTGCAGCGTCTCCATTTCAAAAGGATCGTTGGGGGGCATGAAATCTTTCAGCCGGTTTCTATCCCAATGATAATGGAGGACGCGTCCTGACTCCGGTATGTCGTCGACACGAATCCGCATTCCGCTTCCTTCCAAGGGTTCCGTCCCCCGAGGGATCGCGCGGGAGACCGCGTTTCCATCGGAAAGCACCCTTCCGCAGCGAGTAAATGGTTGAGTATAGGGATAGGCTCGGCACTGTCAAGGAGTTTTGCTCCACGCCGGCGATCCTTCCCGCCGAGTGCATTCGCCGGCTCCTCCCATTCAAGACCTCCGGGGCATTCGGGTTACCGTTGCTTCGATCCGGCCATCCCCTTCCATAGGACCCGCTTGCCGGCGATCCAGGTCGCTTACCGGCGGTCCAGGAGCTTGTCCGAGAATGCCGATCTTTCCACCTTGTTCCCAAGCTCCAGCTTGGGAACACAACTGTGCAGAAGCTCCAGCTTCGATTCCCACGAGGCCGTTCCTAAGCCAGAGCCTGGGAACGAGGGGAATTGCGTTGCCCCGAAGGGTTGATTCTGTGTCTTCGGACAGCCTCCTAGGTCGCGGGCGAGGCGGCTCTCACAAGGAGGCGAAAACACGGTTTCTCTACATTAACGTAAAAGCAAGTCCAGGCGAAGGGTTGTCTTTCGGCCGCAAAGACTTCGGACCCTGGAGCCATGTTCGGTTCGGGACGGAGCGGCGTCGGCCCTTCCGGCTGCC
This is a stretch of genomic DNA from Desulfoglaeba alkanexedens ALDC. It encodes these proteins:
- the rpmF gene encoding 50S ribosomal protein L32; this translates as MAVPKHKTSKSRRDKRRSHKRLAAPSFATCPQCRELRLPHRVCPACGHYHGRTVLEVEET
- the plsX gene encoding phosphate acyltransferase PlsX; its protein translation is MRIVLDAMGGDRAPRSLVEGALLARTRCPAEIVLAGDESTLRPLFADLLKSRPEAAVSGGVSIVHAPEVVGMDEAGPAALRKKKASSLAVAMGLLAAGEADAVVSAGNSAAVVAHAKHHLGLVPGLRRPVLAVVIPTLRGNALLLDAGAHVEAKGIHLAQSAVLADAYLRLKDGLTRPRIALLNIGEEASKGPKVVRGAYGLLERTTLHFIGNVEAHQVLEGTTDAVVCDGFSGNNLLKFLEGVAEFLRRSAAIEPCLEPASGGSPSSNPWKEWAERMAARELGGAPLLGVLKPVVIAHGRSEAPSIANAVGEAFLSASSDLFRRMAEDCEQSRILSELKHQHAVYALERLKQTWRFGQKS
- a CDS encoding YceD family protein — translated: MRIRVDDIPESGRVLHYHWDRNRLKDFMPPNDPFEMETLQPVSVDLEIHKGADHVRIRGSFSARFQLQCHRCLDPYPWQLLQDVDTLLLVEKDLPDEEEVELEPEDLEVEFFDGEEIDIDRLVAEEVFLALPFRALCSEECRGLCPGCGANLNRETCRCSKSDKESPFQALERLRSQWSK